The Streptomyces laurentii genome contains a region encoding:
- a CDS encoding peptide synthetase (identified by MetaGeneAnnotator; putative;~sequence version:1), with protein sequence MTAADHTHEDTAGRTSRPAPLQQGLFFHTAFDADGQDIYTTQLTLEFVGPLDPGLLREVCRVLQDRHDSLRSGFRTDASGAPVRFVLPEVPVDWRTADLTGTAPAGRQAEAARLVEEERRRRFDTARPPLIRYLLIRLDDARWRFVLTNHHIILDGWSTSILLDELFRLYDAAAGADASDAGAGDAGAGAASDLLPAAPSYTSYLDWLGEVDPEWSREAWAEALAGIEGPTLVAPRAQGSGTVVPERVLRTLPAAHTAALTDRAREAGVTLGTVMQVAWGLVLRQLTGQSDVLFGMTVSGRAADVDGVEAMVGLLINTVPTRVRIDPRDTLLELLERVQDEQLDLFEHHHVGLTEIQQQAGFGALFDTTTVFDNYPMASGERRLGEALLTGVTGFDATHYPLSLICTPAEELGIRIDFRPDLLAREAVEGIAERFARILTAIAEDPYRTAGSLPVLSDGERRRVLEDWNATARPVAPVTLPALIEARAARIPDRPALSYQGRILGYDELNRRANRLARVLLTEGAGPETRVALALPRTADMVVALLAVLKTGAAYVPVDVRYPADRVARMLGDARPRLAVVTEATRDVLPAGTPALVLDDPAVTRRAGEQDDADVTDAERPEPLLPRHPAYVIYTSGTTGVPKGVVVEHMNAVNFVATVEDHFGADGMERVLASTSLSFDVSVFEIVTTLALGGRLELVDDLFALLERDGWEGSLVSGVPSAVASMLAGGAFAVSARHVVLGGEAIPHALLRELRERVPGCAVTNIYGPTEATTYSTWWRGGDEDGDGDPPIGRPVPNARMYVLDPWLQPVAVGQPGELYIAGTGVTRGYLNRPALSAERFVACPFGAPGGRMYRTGDQVRWRADGQLEYLGRLDGQVKIRGFRIELGDVEAALLRHAGVAQAVAVVREDRAGDLRLVAYAVAAAPGTPLDGAELRRFTRDTLPDYMVPSAVVQLERFPLMPNGKLDRSALPAPTYAATARREAAHAHEEPLCALFAEVLGTDRVGPDDGFFDLGGHSLLATRLVSRVRAVLGTELTVRALFEAPTPAALARRLDDGTDGSGLDVLLPLRTGGRARPLFAVHAASGLAWPYARLLPHLDPDVPLYGLQAPSLTDPAGGARKPEELVREYARRILEVQPEGPYRLLGWSVGGTLAYAVAAELVETGHAVEFVALLDSYPAPEDLPDWEETHRHVSGSAGFTADGTPPEQIALLGEHVVDGARLAVRSAVDALRTPPAHTHGVDILHFRATTDAPPTAPTTWRTYADGRLSTHDIPCGHYDMLDPTALATIGPALSARASGGLTAR encoded by the coding sequence GTGACCGCAGCAGACCACACCCACGAGGACACTGCCGGGCGGACGTCGAGACCGGCGCCGCTTCAGCAAGGGCTGTTCTTCCACACGGCGTTCGACGCTGACGGCCAGGACATCTACACCACCCAGTTGACCCTGGAGTTCGTCGGTCCGCTCGACCCCGGTCTGCTGCGCGAGGTCTGCCGGGTGCTCCAGGACCGGCACGACAGCCTGCGTTCGGGATTCCGTACGGACGCCTCGGGCGCGCCGGTCCGGTTCGTGCTGCCCGAGGTCCCGGTGGACTGGCGGACGGCCGATCTCACCGGAACGGCGCCCGCCGGCCGGCAGGCCGAGGCCGCGCGGCTCGTCGAGGAGGAGCGCCGGCGGCGCTTCGACACCGCCCGGCCGCCGCTGATCCGCTACCTGCTGATCCGCCTGGACGACGCCCGATGGCGCTTCGTGCTGACGAACCACCACATCATCCTGGACGGCTGGTCCACTTCGATCCTTCTCGACGAGCTGTTCCGGCTGTACGACGCAGCTGCGGGGGCGGATGCGAGTGATGCCGGTGCGGGTGATGCCGGTGCGGGTGCCGCGTCGGACCTGCTGCCGGCCGCCCCCTCGTACACCTCCTATCTGGACTGGCTCGGCGAAGTGGACCCGGAGTGGTCCCGCGAAGCCTGGGCGGAGGCCCTGGCCGGAATCGAGGGGCCGACGCTGGTGGCTCCGCGGGCGCAGGGCTCGGGCACGGTGGTGCCCGAGCGGGTGCTGCGCACGCTGCCCGCCGCGCACACCGCGGCGCTGACGGACCGGGCACGGGAGGCGGGGGTCACCCTCGGCACGGTGATGCAGGTGGCCTGGGGGCTGGTGCTGCGGCAGCTGACCGGGCAGAGCGACGTGCTGTTCGGGATGACGGTGTCGGGGCGGGCCGCCGATGTCGACGGCGTCGAGGCGATGGTCGGGCTGCTCATCAACACCGTTCCGACGCGGGTGCGGATCGACCCGCGGGACACACTGCTCGAACTCCTCGAACGGGTCCAGGACGAACAGCTCGACCTGTTCGAGCACCATCACGTCGGACTGACGGAGATCCAGCAACAGGCGGGTTTCGGGGCTCTGTTCGACACCACGACCGTCTTCGACAACTATCCGATGGCCTCGGGCGAACGCCGTCTCGGCGAGGCGCTGCTCACCGGGGTCACGGGGTTCGACGCCACCCACTATCCGCTGTCCCTGATCTGCACGCCGGCCGAGGAGCTGGGCATCCGGATCGACTTCCGGCCCGATCTGCTCGCACGGGAGGCGGTGGAGGGGATCGCCGAGCGGTTCGCGCGGATCCTCACGGCGATCGCCGAGGATCCGTACCGTACGGCCGGCAGCCTGCCCGTCCTGTCGGACGGCGAGCGCCGGCGGGTGCTGGAGGACTGGAACGCCACCGCCCGCCCGGTGGCGCCGGTCACGCTGCCCGCGCTGATCGAGGCGCGCGCCGCGCGGATCCCGGATCGTCCCGCCCTCTCGTACCAGGGCCGGATCCTCGGGTACGACGAGCTCAACCGGCGGGCGAACCGTCTGGCGCGTGTGCTGCTCACCGAGGGCGCGGGGCCGGAGACCCGGGTGGCCCTGGCACTGCCGCGGACCGCGGACATGGTCGTCGCGCTGCTCGCCGTCCTCAAGACGGGGGCCGCTTATGTGCCGGTCGACGTGCGCTACCCGGCCGACCGGGTGGCCCGGATGCTCGGCGACGCGCGGCCCCGGCTCGCGGTGGTCACCGAGGCGACCAGGGACGTGCTGCCGGCGGGGACGCCCGCGCTCGTCCTGGACGATCCCGCGGTGACGCGGCGCGCCGGGGAGCAGGACGACGCGGATGTCACGGACGCGGAGCGGCCGGAACCGCTCCTCCCCAGACACCCGGCCTATGTCATCTACACGTCGGGCACCACAGGTGTCCCCAAGGGTGTGGTCGTCGAGCACATGAACGCCGTCAACTTCGTGGCGACCGTCGAGGACCACTTCGGCGCCGACGGCATGGAGCGGGTGCTGGCGTCCACCTCGCTCAGCTTCGACGTGTCGGTCTTCGAGATCGTCACGACCCTGGCGCTGGGCGGCCGGCTGGAGCTGGTCGACGACCTGTTCGCGCTGCTCGAACGGGACGGCTGGGAGGGCAGCCTGGTCAGCGGCGTCCCCTCGGCGGTGGCGAGCATGCTGGCGGGCGGCGCCTTCGCGGTGTCGGCCCGGCACGTGGTGCTCGGCGGGGAGGCGATCCCGCACGCCCTGCTGCGCGAGCTGCGGGAGCGGGTGCCCGGCTGCGCGGTCACCAACATCTACGGCCCCACCGAGGCGACCACGTACTCGACCTGGTGGCGCGGCGGCGACGAGGACGGCGACGGCGACCCGCCGATCGGCCGACCGGTGCCCAACGCCCGTATGTACGTGCTGGATCCATGGCTCCAGCCGGTCGCCGTGGGACAGCCGGGCGAGCTGTACATCGCCGGCACGGGCGTCACCCGCGGCTATCTGAACCGGCCCGCGCTGTCCGCGGAACGCTTCGTGGCCTGCCCGTTCGGCGCGCCCGGCGGCCGGATGTACCGCACGGGCGACCAGGTGCGGTGGCGGGCCGACGGACAGCTGGAGTATCTGGGCCGGCTCGACGGCCAGGTGAAGATCCGCGGCTTCCGGATCGAGCTCGGCGACGTGGAGGCCGCCCTGCTGCGGCACGCGGGCGTGGCGCAGGCCGTCGCGGTCGTACGGGAGGACCGGGCGGGCGACCTCAGGCTGGTCGCGTACGCCGTGGCGGCCGCGCCCGGCACACCGCTCGACGGGGCGGAGCTGCGCCGGTTCACCCGTGACACGCTGCCGGACTACATGGTGCCGTCGGCGGTGGTGCAGCTGGAGCGGTTCCCGCTGATGCCGAACGGCAAGCTGGACCGGTCGGCCCTGCCGGCCCCCACGTACGCCGCCACCGCCCGCCGGGAGGCGGCCCACGCGCACGAGGAGCCGCTGTGCGCGCTGTTCGCCGAGGTACTCGGGACGGACCGGGTCGGCCCCGACGACGGCTTCTTCGATCTGGGCGGGCACTCCCTGCTCGCGACCCGGCTGGTGAGCCGGGTGCGCGCGGTCCTCGGCACCGAGCTCACCGTCCGCGCCCTGTTCGAGGCGCCGACCCCGGCGGCCCTCGCCCGCCGGCTCGACGACGGGACGGACGGCTCCGGCCTGGACGTGCTGCTGCCGCTGCGGACCGGCGGACGCGCGCGACCGCTGTTCGCGGTGCACGCGGCGAGCGGCCTCGCCTGGCCGTACGCCCGGCTGCTGCCGCACCTCGATCCGGACGTCCCGCTGTACGGACTCCAGGCCCCGAGCCTCACCGATCCGGCGGGCGGCGCGCGCAAGCCGGAGGAGCTGGTACGGGAGTACGCGCGCCGGATCCTGGAGGTCCAGCCGGAGGGCCCGTACCGGCTGCTCGGCTGGTCGGTCGGCGGCACCCTCGCCTACGCGGTGGCGGCGGAGCTGGTGGAGACGGGCCACGCCGTCGAGTTCGTGGCCCTGCTCGACTCCTACCCGGCACCCGAGGATCTGCCCGACTGGGAGGAGACCCACCGCCACGTGTCCGGCTCGGCCGGCTTCACCGCCGACGGAACACCACCGGAGCAGATCGCCCTCCTCGGCGAGCACGTGGTGGACGGCGCCCGACTCGCGGTCCGCTCGGCCGTCGACGCCCTCCGCACCCCTCCCGCGCACACCCACGGCGTGGACATCCTCCACTTCCGCGCCACCACGGACGCCCCGCCCACCGCCCCGACCACTTGGCGGACGTACGCCGACGGCCGTCTCTCGACCCACGACATCCCCTGCGGCCACTACGACATGCTGGACCCCACGGCCCTCGCCACGATCGGCCCGGCTCTGTCGGCCCGGGCCTCGGGAGGCCTGACCGCACGCTGA